The DNA window ACCACAATTAATTGATCACGTGGAATATCCAGATCAATATTCTGAAGATTATGGGTGCGAGCACCACGAATGCGAATTGTATCCATAGATAAACATGAAAGCTCTGGTACAAAAGTTAAAAACTTTATCAACCTTTGTGGAAACCCCACACTATAACCTTGAAAATAACGAAAAGAAACCTTTAAAAAACTCCTTTTTATTGCTTTCTTTTTTACGCTACAAGCTTTAGAATTTATAGTTGTTTTGATTTTGTTACTGTGGGAGTATTCAAACATGGCCAAAGGTATTAATAAGGTTATTTTAATCGGCAACTTAGGTGCTGATCCGGAGATTCGTCATATGCCTAACGGTGCGGCGGTTGCTAATATTAATCTAGCCACCAGCGAAAGCTGGAAAGACAAAAATACCGGTGAACTTCAAGAACGCACCGAATGGCATCGTGTCGTTTTATTCCAACGCCTTGCTGAGATTGTCGCCGAGTATTTAAAAAAAGGCTCTAAAGTTTATATTGAAGGTCGCTTACAAACACGTAAATGGCAAGATAAAACGACCGGTCAAGATCGCTACACCACCGAAATTATTGCCAATGAAATGCAAATGTTAGACAGTCGCAGCGGCGGTGCGACAGGCAGCGAGCCCCCCCTTTCTACCACACAGAATACTTCCGCTACGCGACCCAAACGCGAAACTACCCCATTACCTGAAATGGCCAGCGAAGCATTTGATGACGATATTCCTTTTTAGCTGATCATTTTTCGTTTCAACGCTCTCCGAATACAAACGTTGCAGGCGCTGTATATAAATTGTACAGCACCTAGCGCCATTAAAATGAGTTAACTTGATTTATCTGTCGACTTGGCTAATCTTTTTATAAGGAACATTTATTCTCAAAGAAGAGTGTAAACGAGGAGAGAGGATTATGAAATATTTAATTGCTTGGTTATTAGGCATCCCTATTGCTGTATTGTTACTTATTTGGTTATTCAGTCATCTATTTTAAAATCTAACTCTATATAGAATAAAATTTACACTCAAAAATGCTCCAGGTTTATGATCCAGGTTCTCACTCACAGCAATTGGATTTTTGGCGAGTACCGTGAAGAAGATTGCGAGTTAAGCGGACGCAGACAAAAATTCAAGTGCGAAGAGTATATTTTCAAGTAGGAGTATTCATACTATGAAAGCAAAGTTATTTGTTATCTTAGGCTTAATCGCATTACCTATGGCCGCCACGATAGCCATGAGCAATCATCGTGCTATGCAAAAAGAAACCACGGGTCAATATGTTGACAGTAGTGTCATCACTTTAAAAGTAAAATCTAAACTATTAGCCGACCCTGCGATAAAAGGTCTTGCTATTTCAGTCATGAGTTATAAAGGTCAAGTCAAACTCACCGGTTTTGCGGATAATTGGTCACAAAAACAAAAAGCCGGTATGCTTGCTAAACAAGTCGAAGGTGTCACCGGTGTCACCAATAACATTGTTGTGAAAAAAATGCATCGCTAAGCTTGAACCGTATTTTTTTCCAGGTAAAAAATAAAAAAAGTTAATATAAAGAAAAACAAGGTTTAACCTTGTTTTTCTTATTTCTCACCCAACAACCCACTATCAAAAAACGCTGTATGAGAAAAATTAGTTTAAATTTGACTATAAATACTACGCGCTAAGCGCACACTTTTTACGTAATCACGTGTTTCTTTCCAAGGTAAAATTTCCACCCAAACATCTTTCGGTAATCGCTGATACAAACCTTGAAAGCGTTTAATCCGATTAGGACCCACGTTATAAGAAGCTGTTGCTAAAGTTGCATTACCATCAAATAATTTTAATAATTGTCTTAAATAAGTACTGCCTAAACGAATATTCTGTTCTGGATCGAGTAAATTGACTCGACGTAAAGCCAAATCACGCGCCAACTGCTTACCCGTACTCGGCATAATTTGCATTAAGCCTAATGCCCCTGCACTGGATTTAGCATTCCACATAAAAGCACTTTCTTGGCGCATAATCGCCCAGACCCAAGCCGAATTTAAATGCGTTTTACGCGCTGCAGCCAGTACTGAACGTCGATACGCAAAAGGGAAACGTAATCTAATATCATTGTGAATATTTGCTTTGCTGGCACCAACGATAGCTAAATCATACCAGCCCCATTGTTTAGCCAATTGTGCAGCCGCTTCGCGTTCTGGCACACTTAAGCTATCCAATGCCCATAACCATTCCTGGCGTGCCTCACCAACAAAACCTAAGGCCAGCAATTCTTTAGCACGTTGTATAGCTGAATTATTTTTCAGCGCTTGACGATCACCCACCCTGCTGCGCGTAGTAGGATGATAGTTTAATTTCAAACGTTGACTCGCTAACACACCATAATAATCAACCTCTTTAGCTAGGCTTGCATAAATGCTATTCGCCGCTGCGGTTTGTTGTGTCTCCGCTAATGCCCTCGCCCGCCAATATCGCCAACACGCTTGGTGTTGTTCTTTTCGTGATAGATGATCCAACCAAAAAAGCACTTTCTCCCATTGACCCGTTAATAAACTATTTCGTACCCGCCACTCACGTAACGTCGCATCTGCATAAGCCGGTTTAATTTGTTTTAACCAATCACCTGCTGTGCTGTGACCTCGCCTGGCTAAACCGACAGCTAAATCGGCTAATATCCTCTGTTTTTCTGATTCGGTTAAATCATAACTTTTACTCATTTTCGACCAGTTTTCTGCCAATTCTATCGGATCCTTATTCGCTAAGCGTTTCATACCAAACAATACAATTTTTCGGTCGATAGCATTATCAAGATCAAATTGATCACTCTGCTCAACTAATAAAGGATGACGTTGTACTTGATACCAACGCTTAATTTTTTGGCGTTGTGTCGGCGGTAAAAATTGTGCCATATGTTGTACGACATTCCTATTATTTTTGCTCATTGCTCGATCTAATTTTTTCCAAATTAATTCCGAATTCAATCCTCCTGATTGTTCCCAACGACTAAAAACTTTACGACACACGCTAGGAGGTGAATTAACGTGTAACCAAAGTGTTGATATTTTTCTGAAAGCTAATGATTTCTGCTGAGTGGCTAATAACGATTGCAGGTAGTAACACTGTAATGGTGTACCATAAATAGGTTGATAATAATGGATAAAATCTTCCCAATGTTGTTTTTTAGCTAAATAACCCAACCAATCAGCACGTAACCTTACGGCTAATGGTGTATCATTATAGGCTTGCAAAAACTCGTCGATTTCATCACTACTTGTATAAGGCCATTGTTGTTTTAATTTGATAAAAATTAAGTAAGGATATAAAGGATAATCTTTTAGTTTGACTTTTAAAACAGAGAATTGTTGATAATGTTTACTCATTAACAACTGTCTCGCCTGCCAAAATAGTTTTCGTTGTTGATCTTTATTCTCAGCGTGAGCTAAACATGGCCAAGTTAATACTAAACCTATAATAAAAACGGTACTTTTTATCGTCCCCATAGCACATTCTAAGAGTAGGAAAAATTTATGCCCCTCTATTTTATATATATCACTTTAGCTCTGCTTACCAGCTTAATCGGTTTTACGTTGTTGCATTTTTATAAATTAGAACGTCAACATGACAAACTCATTCAAATGGAAAGTCGTTGGACAGATATCAATCGTTTATTAAATCAACTGCATGATGCACGGGTAATTGATCAACGTCATACGGCTGCCAATAAAGAGCAGCTGTTACTTGAGCTCAATACCTATCGACAACAATTTGATCGACACCAACTCAGTAGTTTAAAACTGCTACAAGATAGTTTACAGCAAGGGTTGCAACATATTAGTCAACGTATGGATAAATTAACCGAAAACACGCAAGAAAAATTACTTGCCATTAGTGGTCAAGTTGAAAAACGTTTATTCGATGGGTTTGCCCAAACCACTGCCACCTTTGCAGATGTTGTGAAGCGACTGGCATTGATTGATGAAGCACAAAAACGCATCACCGAACTTTCCAGTAATGTCGTCAATTTGCAACAAATTCTTGCCGACAAACGTTCGCGCG is part of the Candidatus Rickettsiella isopodorum genome and encodes:
- a CDS encoding BON domain-containing protein, with product MKAKLFVILGLIALPMAATIAMSNHRAMQKETTGQYVDSSVITLKVKSKLLADPAIKGLAISVMSYKGQVKLTGFADNWSQKQKAGMLAKQVEGVTGVTNNIVVKKMHR
- a CDS encoding transglycosylase SLT domain-containing protein translates to MGTIKSTVFIIGLVLTWPCLAHAENKDQQRKLFWQARQLLMSKHYQQFSVLKVKLKDYPLYPYLIFIKLKQQWPYTSSDEIDEFLQAYNDTPLAVRLRADWLGYLAKKQHWEDFIHYYQPIYGTPLQCYYLQSLLATQQKSLAFRKISTLWLHVNSPPSVCRKVFSRWEQSGGLNSELIWKKLDRAMSKNNRNVVQHMAQFLPPTQRQKIKRWYQVQRHPLLVEQSDQFDLDNAIDRKIVLFGMKRLANKDPIELAENWSKMSKSYDLTESEKQRILADLAVGLARRGHSTAGDWLKQIKPAYADATLREWRVRNSLLTGQWEKVLFWLDHLSRKEQHQACWRYWRARALAETQQTAAANSIYASLAKEVDYYGVLASQRLKLNYHPTTRSRVGDRQALKNNSAIQRAKELLALGFVGEARQEWLWALDSLSVPEREAAAQLAKQWGWYDLAIVGASKANIHNDIRLRFPFAYRRSVLAAARKTHLNSAWVWAIMRQESAFMWNAKSSAGALGLMQIMPSTGKQLARDLALRRVNLLDPEQNIRLGSTYLRQLLKLFDGNATLATASYNVGPNRIKRFQGLYQRLPKDVWVEILPWKETRDYVKSVRLARSIYSQI
- the ssb gene encoding single-stranded DNA-binding protein; translation: MAKGINKVILIGNLGADPEIRHMPNGAAVANINLATSESWKDKNTGELQERTEWHRVVLFQRLAEIVAEYLKKGSKVYIEGRLQTRKWQDKTTGQDRYTTEIIANEMQMLDSRSGGATGSEPPLSTTQNTSATRPKRETTPLPEMASEAFDDDIPF